Proteins from a genomic interval of Streptomyces sp. NBC_00820:
- a CDS encoding Uma2 family endonuclease has protein sequence MSGLTVSQDPDRTWDDLVRFWEETDWPEGSKVEIIEGIITVSPSPAYRHNVIAARIQRRLYSVIPEDWEVFQTLSVAVPSRLGMFIPDLVVTPVLERPEADSHIPAALAELVVEVTSRSNARHDRVSKPAAYASAGIPLYLLVDRWAPGGPTVTLYGEPKGDVYRVLSAAKFGDVINLPEPFGVSVDTGEFPVD, from the coding sequence ATGAGCGGACTCACCGTGAGCCAGGACCCCGACCGGACCTGGGACGACCTCGTCCGGTTCTGGGAGGAGACGGACTGGCCCGAGGGCAGCAAGGTGGAGATCATCGAGGGGATCATCACCGTGTCGCCTTCACCCGCGTACCGCCACAACGTCATCGCGGCACGCATCCAGCGTCGCCTCTACTCTGTGATTCCCGAAGACTGGGAGGTATTCCAGACCCTGTCCGTCGCCGTACCCTCCCGTCTGGGCATGTTCATCCCCGACCTGGTCGTGACGCCGGTACTGGAACGCCCCGAGGCCGACTCGCACATCCCGGCCGCCCTCGCCGAACTCGTGGTCGAGGTGACCTCCAGATCCAACGCCCGGCACGATCGCGTCAGCAAGCCCGCCGCGTACGCCAGCGCAGGAATTCCGCTCTACCTGCTCGTGGACCGCTGGGCCCCGGGTGGCCCCACTGTGACGCTCTACGGTGAGCCGAAGGGCGACGTCTACCGGGTGCTGAGCGCCGCGAAGTTCGGCGACGTCATCAACCTTCCCGAGCCGTTCGGTGTCTCGGTCGACACCGGCGAGTTCCCCGTCGACTGA
- a CDS encoding AEC family transporter produces the protein MQGVLSGFAVIAVVIGVGYLLGRRGSLGEQGAEVLTRLAFSVAGPALLFTMLAKADLSVLFSARLLVTALSTAAVAGLFVLVSVVRRWGTGRTTIGALCSGYVNSGNLGIPIAAYVLGDASLVAPVLLFQVVLVTPVALTVLDLSGTGEKGTPWQRLLTPLRNPIAVASLCGVVVSAAGWRIPGPLLNPLTLIGGMSVPAALLTFGMSLRGSAAPGRGRDREPVLLSVALKSVGQPLVAWLLARCVFGLHGAPLLDVVVTSALPAAQNLFTYASRYGVAETLARESILLSTVVSVPVLVGVAAVLG, from the coding sequence GTGCAGGGGGTACTGAGCGGGTTCGCGGTGATCGCCGTCGTCATCGGGGTGGGGTATCTGCTCGGGCGGCGCGGGTCGCTCGGCGAGCAGGGCGCCGAGGTGCTGACGAGGCTGGCGTTCTCGGTGGCGGGCCCGGCGCTGCTCTTCACGATGCTGGCGAAGGCGGACCTGTCGGTGCTGTTCTCGGCCCGGCTGCTGGTGACGGCGCTGAGCACGGCGGCGGTCGCGGGACTCTTCGTCCTGGTCAGCGTGGTGCGGCGGTGGGGCACGGGCCGTACGACGATCGGCGCCCTGTGCTCCGGTTACGTCAACTCGGGAAACCTCGGGATCCCGATCGCGGCGTACGTACTGGGCGACGCGTCCCTGGTGGCCCCGGTGCTGCTGTTCCAGGTCGTCCTGGTCACCCCGGTCGCCCTGACGGTCCTGGACCTGTCGGGCACGGGCGAGAAGGGAACCCCGTGGCAGCGCCTGCTGACACCGCTGCGCAACCCGATCGCGGTGGCCTCGCTGTGCGGGGTGGTGGTGTCGGCGGCCGGCTGGCGGATCCCCGGGCCGCTGCTGAACCCCCTCACCCTGATCGGCGGCATGTCCGTCCCGGCGGCCCTGCTCACGTTCGGGATGTCCCTGCGCGGCAGCGCGGCCCCCGGCCGGGGGCGCGACCGTGAACCGGTCCTGCTGTCGGTGGCGTTGAAGTCGGTGGGCCAGCCGCTGGTGGCATGGCTGCTGGCCCGCTGCGTCTTCGGCCTGCACGGCGCCCCGCTGCTGGACGTGGTGGTCACCTCCGCCCTTCCCGCCGCCCAGAACCTCTTCACCTACGCCAGCCGCTACGGCGTCGCCGAGACCCTGGCCCGCGAGTCGATCCTGCTGTCGACGGTCGTGTCCGTGCCGGTGCTGGTGGGGGTGGCGGCGGTCCTGGGCTGA